In Bacillus solimangrovi, a single genomic region encodes these proteins:
- a CDS encoding sulfite exporter TauE/SafE family protein produces MTYLIILLAGIIAGFLNVVAGGGSLITMPMLIFLGLPSAMANGTNRIALMAQNIVAIASFRKSGYFDWRLSTMLAIPAVIGSIVGANAAIQLSDELFNKILSVVMVIVLILIIWNPTSKLTEQASASKKHRLLMIISFFFVGFYGGFIQAGVGFIIIATLTLISGMSLIKINSIKVFVVAVYMLSSLIIFIINGQVAWGYGLTLAVGTSIGALLGSKFAVSKGEKWIRLILIIVVTVMSIRLWFFS; encoded by the coding sequence ATGACTTATCTCATCATCTTATTAGCAGGAATAATTGCAGGGTTTTTGAATGTTGTTGCTGGAGGTGGCTCACTCATTACGATGCCAATGCTCATCTTTCTTGGCTTACCATCAGCAATGGCAAATGGCACAAACCGTATCGCACTAATGGCGCAAAACATCGTGGCAATTGCCTCATTTCGTAAGAGTGGATATTTTGATTGGCGCTTAAGCACAATGTTAGCTATCCCTGCTGTCATCGGCTCTATTGTTGGTGCGAACGCTGCAATTCAGCTTTCCGATGAATTATTTAACAAAATTTTATCAGTCGTGATGGTCATCGTACTTATCCTCATCATTTGGAACCCAACGAGTAAGTTAACAGAACAAGCATCCGCTTCTAAGAAACATCGCTTACTCATGATCATTTCGTTCTTCTTCGTTGGATTTTATGGAGGATTTATTCAAGCAGGTGTTGGTTTCATTATTATCGCAACATTAACTCTTATCTCAGGCATGTCACTAATTAAGATTAATAGCATTAAAGTATTCGTTGTCGCCGTCTATATGTTATCCTCATTAATTATCTTCATCATTAACGGTCAAGTCGCATGGGGATATGGTCTTACATTAGCTGTTGGAACGAGTATCGGCGCGTTGCTAGGTAGTAAATTCGCAGTTAGTAAAGGTGAGAAATGGATTCGACTCATCCTTATCATCGTTGTCACTGTCATGTCGATTCGTTTATGGTTTTTTAGTTAA
- a CDS encoding GGDEF domain-containing phosphodiesterase: MSKLLKDNKPRFYIKNGVMFAFIFTAIYALIGSSGILLLNTYINTIANDIQHYNTLVHYKSWVFLLFTSCIMFYIAYRFIFRDRVYIKNLLDTREKLDLYGEVFKHMHEGLIITDKNAKIIEVNPSFVETTGYTKHEVLGKNPNILNSNMHSNEFYKTMWNEIDKQKTWSGELINQRKNGEVYPERLSITSIKDINGKTKNFIGVFTDISKQRQAEGKIEFLTHYDSFTRLPKLQLFMKHLTYCATSTEYDKTGFSLFIIDIGKLKQLNAAFGYKVGDELIQRAATRIHHLYRSHTLARVNSKEFALILPSVTEREEITFEVDKILKGLDAGFVINGEHLFISANIGISTFKHDSTDPEELYKYALLAKTASKENKRAFQCFGDQLQSDIKRKLTLESHLHKALENNELLLYYQPQIDLKSEQICGLEVLMRWKHQELGIVSPVDFIPLAEETGLIIPFGEWVLETVCNNQIKWAKQGYEPIKTAINLSPKQFQDPNLVKTTKRILEETGVNRSLIEFEITESLSMFENKSVINTVKDLRKLGIEVSIDDFGTGHSNLSYLQKLSIDILKVDRAFIWDIPNNKSNIALTKAIIAMAHELNLKVVAEGVETEEQLRFLQELECEFAQGFFFSKPLPEKETLALLQSTNEINHLSH; the protein is encoded by the coding sequence GTGAGTAAGTTGTTAAAGGATAACAAGCCCCGTTTTTATATAAAAAACGGTGTCATGTTTGCATTTATCTTTACAGCTATTTATGCACTAATTGGTAGCAGTGGCATTTTGCTACTCAACACCTACATCAATACGATTGCAAATGATATTCAACACTATAATACGTTAGTTCATTATAAAAGCTGGGTATTTCTCCTGTTCACTTCTTGTATTATGTTTTACATAGCGTACCGTTTTATTTTTCGTGATAGAGTATACATTAAAAATCTATTAGACACACGCGAAAAATTAGACTTATACGGTGAAGTGTTCAAGCATATGCATGAGGGGTTAATTATTACAGACAAAAATGCAAAAATTATTGAGGTTAACCCATCATTTGTAGAAACGACAGGTTATACAAAACATGAAGTTTTAGGGAAAAATCCGAATATTTTAAATTCAAACATGCATTCAAACGAATTTTATAAAACGATGTGGAACGAAATAGATAAACAAAAGACATGGTCAGGAGAGCTTATTAATCAACGAAAAAATGGTGAAGTATATCCAGAACGGCTAAGCATTACATCGATAAAAGATATTAATGGCAAAACGAAAAACTTCATCGGCGTTTTTACCGATATATCTAAGCAACGACAAGCTGAAGGGAAAATCGAATTCCTGACACACTATGATTCGTTTACGCGTTTACCTAAGCTTCAACTATTTATGAAGCATTTAACGTATTGTGCAACGAGTACCGAGTATGATAAAACTGGTTTTTCCTTATTTATTATCGACATCGGAAAATTAAAACAATTGAATGCTGCATTCGGTTACAAAGTTGGTGATGAACTCATCCAACGTGCAGCAACGCGTATCCATCATCTCTATCGTAGCCATACGTTAGCACGTGTGAATTCGAAGGAATTTGCACTTATCTTACCGAGTGTAACAGAACGGGAAGAAATCACATTTGAAGTCGATAAAATCTTAAAAGGACTTGATGCAGGTTTCGTTATTAACGGCGAACACCTCTTTATTAGTGCAAACATCGGAATTAGTACGTTCAAACATGATAGCACTGATCCAGAAGAATTATATAAGTATGCCCTTCTTGCCAAAACAGCTTCTAAGGAAAATAAGCGAGCATTTCAATGTTTCGGCGATCAATTGCAATCTGATATTAAGCGTAAATTAACGTTAGAGTCACATCTTCATAAAGCTCTCGAAAATAATGAACTGTTGCTCTATTACCAACCGCAAATCGACTTAAAAAGTGAGCAAATTTGTGGACTAGAAGTACTGATGCGTTGGAAACATCAAGAACTTGGAATCGTTTCTCCCGTTGACTTCATTCCACTTGCTGAAGAGACAGGGTTAATTATCCCATTCGGTGAGTGGGTGTTAGAAACAGTGTGTAACAATCAAATAAAATGGGCAAAACAAGGCTATGAACCGATAAAAACAGCGATTAACTTATCACCTAAGCAATTCCAAGACCCGAATCTCGTGAAGACGACTAAACGAATCTTAGAAGAAACAGGCGTTAATCGTTCGTTAATTGAATTTGAAATAACCGAAAGCCTTAGCATGTTTGAAAACAAATCGGTTATTAATACGGTAAAAGATTTACGAAAATTAGGAATTGAAGTATCGATAGATGATTTTGGAACCGGACATTCGAACTTAAGTTATCTTCAGAAACTTTCAATTGATATCTTAAAAGTCGATCGCGCATTCATCTGGGATATTCCAAATAACAAAAGTAATATCGCCTTAACAAAAGCAATCATCGCCATGGCACATGAGTTAAATTTAAAAGTCGTTGCAGAAGGCGTAGAAACTGAGGAACAATTAAGGTTTTTGCAAGAACTCGAATGTGAATTTGCACAAGGCTTCTTTTTCAGTAAACCGTTACCTGAAAAAGAAACACTCGCTTTACTTCAATCAACTAATGAAATAAATCATTTATCTCATTAG
- a CDS encoding PilZ domain-containing protein: MDYIKLKKDELLSTGALYLFEGELMKVVVKNVEDYNAGDHITCSYTGVEFETQILKINDNNLYMLIPQFNEQFPNEKRKHPRISGHIPVQMKGCARSEHEQENIEGLIVDISRNGFGLTANRSLNEKNHYNIHFTDEQLPIDVQVIIRNKRQTDGEFRYGCEISSIEEKCEFLLRKYILSQQLATNMVKNK, translated from the coding sequence ATGGATTACATAAAGCTTAAAAAGGATGAACTGTTAAGCACAGGTGCACTCTACTTATTTGAAGGGGAATTAATGAAGGTTGTTGTGAAGAATGTTGAAGATTACAATGCAGGTGACCACATAACGTGTTCATATACTGGGGTTGAATTTGAGACACAAATTCTGAAGATAAATGACAATAACTTATATATGCTCATTCCACAATTTAATGAGCAATTTCCGAATGAGAAGCGTAAGCACCCGCGTATTAGCGGACACATTCCTGTACAGATGAAGGGATGTGCACGTTCTGAACACGAGCAAGAAAACATTGAAGGTTTAATTGTAGATATTAGTCGAAACGGATTTGGTTTAACAGCAAATCGTTCTCTAAATGAAAAGAACCATTATAATATTCATTTTACTGATGAACAATTACCTATCGATGTTCAAGTTATCATTCGTAATAAACGACAAACAGATGGTGAATTCCGATACGGTTGTGAAATCTCTTCTATTGAAGAAAAATGTGAATTTCTACTACGAAAATATATACTATCACAGCAATTAGCAACAAATATGGTAAAAAATAAGTAA